A single region of the Vanacampus margaritifer isolate UIUO_Vmar chromosome 13, RoL_Vmar_1.0, whole genome shotgun sequence genome encodes:
- the kif1aa gene encoding kinesin-like protein KIF1A isoform X9, whose protein sequence is MAGASVKVAVRVRPFNSREMSKDSKCIIQMSGNTTTIINPKQAKDHKSFNFDYSYWSHTTPEDVNYASQMLVYKDIGEEMLLHAFEGYNVCIFAYGQTGAGKSYTMMGKQDVKDQQGIIPLLCEDLFTKFNDNTDNSMSYSVEVSYMEIYCERVRDLLNPKNKGNLRVREHPLMGPYVEDLSKLAVTSYNDIQDLMDSGNKARTVAATNMNETSSRSHAVFNIIFTQKRHDADTENTSEKVSKISLVDLAGSERADSTGAKGTRLKEGANINKSLTTLGKVISALAEVDSGTNKNKKKKKVENFIPYRDSVLTWLLRENLGGNSRTAMVAALSPADINYDETLSTLRYADRAKQIRCNAVINEDPNNRLVRELKEEVSRLKDLLFAQGLGDIIEMTNAMTGMSPSPSLSALSSRAGSIASLHDRIMFSPANEEAIERLKETEKIIAELNETWEEKLRRTEAIRMEREALLAEMGVAMREDGGTVGVFSPKKTPHLVNLNEDPLMSECLLYYIKDGITRVGRVDAASRQDIVLSGHFIKDEHCTFTSSTGPQGETVVLEPCEGAETYVNGKRVTEATVLKSGNRIILGKSHVFRFNHPVQARAERERTPCAETPAEPVDWAFAQRELLDKQGIDMKQEMEQRLQELEDQYRKEREEANNLLEQQRLDYESKLEALQKQVDRYYPEAPEEEEEPEEEVQWSEREREMAEWSFRKWRCYQFTSLRDLLWGNAIFLKEANAISVELKKKVQFQFVLLTDTLYSPLPPDLLPPDAGKARERRIFPQTIVAVEVQDQKNGATHYWTLEKLRQRLDLMREMYDRAAEVPPATAIAASTCTNSATDDGEGAMTGGDPFYDRFPWFRLVGRNPLFNTCMSERMSDPTPSPTLSASETTDSPQREVRGGGEDDESEELDDDIFLDEPSSELAGEEEEEEEEEDDDEEEEEEERELCRGSSEGQDPFYDRSPLFSVVGRSFVYLSNLLYPVPLVHRVAVVSEKGDVKGFLRVAVQAISADEEAPDYGSGVRQSGTAKISFEDQQYEKFQSESCPVGLSRTAVSSQEELRIVEGEGQSAETGPSADEVNNNTSGGDEDDAAGKSELDGQVDVTAEHLKIGNIFTFRVTVLQAANISAEYADIFCQFNFIHRHDEAFSTEPLKNTGRGPPLGFYHVQNIAVEVTKSFVDYIRTQPIVFEVFGHYQKQAFLPLCKDVISPLRPCRRQFPRVMPLSKPVPATKLTTVARPQVGPCHCKYDLMVFFEICELEANGDYIPAVVDHRGGMPCHGTFLLHQGLQRRITVTIVHESGGDIEWRDVRELVVGRLRNTPESDDSIVDPNILSLNILSAGYVRPLHDDRTFYRFEAAWDSSMHNSLLLNRVTPYGEKIYMTLSAYLELEKCTQPAVVTKDVCMVFYSRDTKLSASRSIRNLFGTGSLRAADGNRVTGVYELSLCNLADAGSPGMQRRRRRVLDTSVAYVRGEENLAGWRPRSDSLILEHQWELDKLSLLQDVEKTKHFLLLREKLESTVLLAGRGARQPAEEEPDDPSPPARVESEVCAASEITTERQRELATKCLRLLAHSFDREYTHVCVSASESKISEMSVTTLRDSASISTLSTIAPSSTCPSLVEGCYGNADLRPPAPLSRVVSPIPDAQPDGKCTGAASEGKPRIRRFVPDIQEIRVSPIVSKKGYLHFLEPHTNGWVKRYVVVRRPYVYIYNTERDGVERAILNLSSAQVEYSEDQQAMLKTPNTFAVCTDHRGILLQATSDKDMHDWLYAFNPLLAGTIRSKLSRRRVGQMRM, encoded by the exons CCATCATCAACCCCAAACAGGCCAAAGACCACAAAAGCTTCAACTTTGATTACTCCTACTGGTCACACACCAcg CCTGAGGATGTGAACTACGCGTCTCAAATGCTCGTCTACAAAGACATCGGCGAGGAAATGCTGCTGCACGCCTTCGAGGGTTACAACGTCTGCATCTTTGCGTACGGCCAGACCGGCGCTGGCAAGTCTTACACCATGATGGGAAAGCAGGACGTCAAAGATCAACAGGGCATCATCCCGCTG CTGTGTGAAGATCTCTTTACCAAATTCAACGACAACACAGACAACAGCATGTCGTACTCCGTGGAG GTGAGCTACATGGAAATCTACTGCGAGCGCGTACGCGACCTGCTCAACCCCAAGAACAAAGGCAACCTGCGGGTGCGAGAGCATCCTCTTATGGGTCCCTACGTGGAGGACCTGTCCAAGTTGGCTGTTACCTCCTACAATGACATCCAGGACCTGATGGACTCTGGCAACAAAGCCAG GACGGTGGCTGCTACCAACATGAACGAGACCAGCAGTCGCTCGCACGCCGTTTTCAACATCATCTTCACTCAGAAACGCCACGACGCAGACACTGAAAACACCTCTGAGaag GTGAGTAAAATCAGTTTGGTGGATTTGGCCGGCAGCGAGAGAGCTGATTCAACTGGAGCCAAGGGGACTCGGCTGAAG GAAGGAGCCAACATCAACAAATCTCTAACCACGCTGGGAAAAGTCATCTCCGCTTTGGCAGAAGTG GACTCTGGAACAAACAAG aacaaaaagaagaagaaagtggaAAATTTCATTCCTTATCGCGATTCAGTGCTGACTTGGCTGCTCCGAGAGAACCTTG GTGGTAACTCTCGCACCGCCATGGTGGCTGCACTGAGCCCGGCGGACATCAACTATGACGAGACGCTCAGCACACTCAg GTATGCCGACCGCGCCAAGCAAATCCGCTGCAATGCAGTCATCAATGAGGACCCCAACAACCGGCTGGTGCGGGAGCTAAAGGAGGAGGTGTCCCGCCTCAAAGACCTGCTCTTCGCACAGGGCCTGGGTGACATCATCGAGA TGACCAACGCCATGACGGGTATGAGCCCCTCGCCATCGTTGTCAGCCCTTTCCAGCCGCGCCGGCTCCATTGCCAGCCTGCACGACCGCATCATGTTCAGCCCGGCCAACGAGGAGGCCATCGAGCGTCTGAAG GAAACGGAGAAAATCATTGCAGAGCTCAATGAGACGTGGGAAGAGAAACTCCGTCGGACGGAAGCCATTCGAATGGAACG AGAGGCCCTGCTGGCAGAAATGGGCGTGGCCATGCGCGAGGACGGTGGCACAGTCGGCGTCTTCTCGCCCAAGAAG ACGCCTCATCTGGTGAACCTGAACGAGGACCCTCTCATGTCCGAGTGTCTGCTATACTACATCAAGGATGGAATCACCAG GGTGGGCCGCGTGGATGCCGCGAGCCGCCAGGACATCGTCCTTAGCGGCCACTTCATCAAGGATGAGCACTGCACTTTCACCAGCTCCACCGGGCCGCAGGGAGAAA CCGTTGTCTTGGAGCCCTGCGAGGGAGCTGAGACCTACGTCAACGGCAAGAGAGTGACGGAGGCCACGGTCCTCAAATCAG GAAATCGTATCATCCTGGGCAAGAGCCACGTGTTCCGCTTCAACCACCCCGTGCAGGCGCGGGCCGAGAGGGAGAGGACCCCGTGCGCCGAGACCCCCGCGGAGCCCGTGGACTGGGCCTTTGCCCAGAGGGAGCTGCTGGACAAGCAAGGCATCGACATGAAGCAAGAGATGGAGCAGAG GCTGCAAGAGCTCGAGGATCAATATCGCAAAGAAAGGGAAGAGGCCAACAACCTGCTAGAGCAGCAAAGGCTG GATTATGAGAGCAAGCTAGAAGCTCTTCAAAAACAGGTGGATCGTTATTACCCAGAAGCTcccgaggaagaggaggagccaGAAGAGGAAG TTCAGTGGAGCGAACGGGAACGAGAGATGGCCGAGTGGAGCTTTCGCAAGTGGAGGTGCTACCAGTTCACCTCCCTGCGGGACCTCCTGTGGGGTAACGCCATTTTCCTCAAGGAGGCCAATGCCATCAGCGTGGAGCTCAAgaagaag GTTCAGTTCCAGTTCGTGCTGTTAACCGACACCCTCTATTCGCCGCTCCCGCCTGACCTGCTGCCGCCTGACGCTGGTAAAGCGCGCGAGAGGCGAATCTTTCCGCAAACCATCGTGGCTGTGGAGGTGCAGGACCAGAAGAATGGAGCCACTCACTACTGGACTCTGGAGAAACTCAG GCAAAGACTTGACCTCATGCGGGAGATGTACGACCGCGCCGCTGAGGTTCCCCCCGCCACTGCCATTGCCGCCTCAACGTGTACGAATTCCGCCACCGATGACGGTGAAGGCGCCATGACGGGCGGCGATCCCTTTTACGACCGCTTCCCGTGGTTCCGCCTGGTGGGCAG AAACCCTCTTTTCAACACGTGCATGAGCGAGCGCATGAGTGACCCCACCCCGTCCCCCACCCTCTCCGCCTCCGAGACCACCGACTCCCCTCAGAGGGAGGTCCGCGGCGGTGGCGAGGACGACGAGTCGGAGGAGCTGGACGATGATATCTTTTTGGATGAGCCAAGTTCGGAGCTGgcgggagaggaggaggaggaggaggaggaggaggatgatgatgaggaggaggaggaggaggagcgagaGCTGTGCCGAGGCTCCAGCGAAGGCCAGGATCCCTTTTACGACCGCTCGCCATTATTCAGTGTAGTGGGAAG GTCTTTCGTGTACTTGAGCAACCTGCTGTACCCGGTCCCGCTGGTGCACCGTGTGGCCGTCGTCAGCGAGAAGGGCGACGTGAAGGGCTTTCTGCGCGTGGCAGTGCAGGCCATATCGG CCGATGAGGAAGCGCCCGACTACGGCTCAGGGGTGCGACAATCGGGCACTGCCAAGATCTCCTTTGAAGATCAACAATATGAGAAG TTTCAGTCAGAGTCCTGCCCGGTGGGCCTGTCCCGCACCGCAGTATCATCCCAAGAGGAGCTTCGCATCGTGGAGGGCGAGGGGCAGAGCGCGGAGACGGGACCCTCGGCGGACGAAGTCAACAATAACACAT CTGGCGGTGATGAGGACGACGCGGCAGGGAAGTCGGAACTGGACGGCCAAGTAGACGTGACAGCTGAGCATCTGAAAATTGGGAACATTTTTACCTTCCGTGTGACAGTGCTGCAAGCAGCCAACATCTCCGCTGAGTATGCTGACATCTTCTGCCAGTTCAA CTTCATCCACCGACACGACGAAGCCTTCTCCACGGAACCCTTGAAGAACACGGGCCGTGGACCCCCGCTGGGCTTTTACCACGTGCAGAAT atcGCCGTCGAAGTGACCAAATCGTTTGTGGACTACATCCGCACTCAGCCGATTGTGTTTGAGGTGTTTGGACACTACCAGAAGCAAGCTTTTCTTCCTCTTTGTAAAGATGTCATCAG TCCACTGCGGCCCTGCAGGAGACAGTTCCCCCGTGTGATGCCTCTGTCCAAACCag TGCCGGCCACCAAGCTGACGACAGTGGCACGCCCGCAGGTAGGACCGTGCCATTGCAAGTACGACCTGATGGTTTTCTTTGAGATCTGTGAGCTGGAAGCCAACGGAGA ctacATCCCTGCTGTGGTGGACCACAGGGGAGGAATGCCTTGTCATGGCACCTTCCTCCTACACCAG GGCCTCCAGAGGAGAATCACCGTCACCATCGTGCACGAGTCTGGCGGCGACATCGAATGGAGAGACGTGCGAGAGCTCGTTGTGG GACGTCTCCGCAACACCCCCGAATCTGACGACAGCATCGTGGATCCCAACATCCTGTCCCTCAATATCTTGTCCGCCGGCTACGTCAGGCCCTTGCACGACGACAG GACGTTCTACCGCTTCGAGGCGGCGTGGGACAGCTCCATGCACAACTCCTTGCTCCTCAACAGAGTCACCCCCTACGGCGAAAAGATCTACATGACGCTCTCAGCTTACTTGGAG CTGGAGAAATGCACGCAGCCGGCGGTGGTGACCAAAGACGTGTGCATGGTCTTCTACTCTCGTGACACCAAACTGTCCGCCTCGCGCTCCATTCGCAATCTTTTCGGCACCGGAAGCCTGAGAGCAGCGGAtgg AAACCGCGTGACGGGCGTGTACGAGCTGAGCCTGTGCAACCTGGCGGACGCGGGGAGTCCGGGCATGCAGCGGCGCAGGCGGCGAGTGCTGGACACGTCGGTGGCGTACGTCCGCGGCGAGGAGAACCTGGCCGGATGGCGGCCACGCAGCGACAGCCTCATCCTGGAGCACCAATGGGAGCTCGACAAGCTCAGCCTGCTTCAGGAT GTGGAGAAGACCAAACATTTCCTGCTCCTGCGAGAGAAGTTGGAGTCCACCGTACTGCTGGCGGGCCGGGGGGCTCGGCAGCCGGCGGAAGAGGAGCCCGACGACCCGTCTCCGCCCGCCAGGGTCGAGTCAGAAGTCTGCGCTGCGTCCGAAATCACCACCGAGAGGCAACGGGAGCTCGCCACCAAG TGTCTGCGGCTGCTCGCTCACTCCTTCGACAGAGAGTACACTCACGTGTGCGTCAGCGCCAGTGAAAGCAAG ATCTCGGAGATGTCCGTCACCACGCTGAGAGACTCCGCCTCCATCTCCACCCTCAGCACCATCGCGCCCTCGTCCACCTGCCCTTCCCTGGTGGAGGGTTGCTATGGCAACGCCGATCTCAG ACCTCCTGCTCCTCTCTCTCGTGTCGTAAGTCCGATTCCCGACGCGCAGCCGGACGGCAAGTGCACGGGCGCAGCCTCAGAAGGGAAACCTCGCATACGTCGATTCGTCCCCGATATCCAAGAGATCCGAGTCAG CCCCATCGTGTCCAAGAAGGGTTACCTGCACTTCCTGGAGCCTCACACCAACGGCTGGGTGAAGCGCTACGTGGTGGTGCGCCGGCCGTACGTCTACATCTACAACACGGAGCGCGACGGCGTGGAGCGCGCCATCCTCAACCTGTCCTCGGCGCAGGTGGAGTACAGCGAAGACCAGCAGGCCATGCTTAAG
- the kif1aa gene encoding kinesin-like protein KIF1A isoform X2, giving the protein MAGASVKVAVRVRPFNSREMSKDSKCIIQMSGNTTTIINPKQAKDHKSFNFDYSYWSHTTPEDVNYASQMLVYKDIGEEMLLHAFEGYNVCIFAYGQTGAGKSYTMMGKQDVKDQQGIIPLLCEDLFTKFNDNTDNSMSYSVEVSYMEIYCERVRDLLNPKNKGNLRVREHPLMGPYVEDLSKLAVTSYNDIQDLMDSGNKARTVAATNMNETSSRSHAVFNIIFTQKRHDADTENTSEKVSKISLVDLAGSERADSTGAKGTRLKEGANINKSLTTLGKVISALAEVDSGTNKNKKKKKVENFIPYRDSVLTWLLRENLGGNSRTAMVAALSPADINYDETLSTLRYADRAKQIRCNAVINEDPNNRLVRELKEEVSRLKDLLFAQGLGDIIETFRGTAAEIEGLKLTNAMTGMSPSPSLSALSSRAGSIASLHDRIMFSPANEEAIERLKETEKIIAELNETWEEKLRRTEAIRMEREALLAEMGVAMREDGGTVGVFSPKKTPHLVNLNEDPLMSECLLYYIKDGITRVGRVDAASRQDIVLSGHFIKDEHCTFTSSTGPQGETVVLEPCEGAETYVNGKRVTEATVLKSGNRIILGKSHVFRFNHPVQARAERERTPCAETPAEPVDWAFAQRELLDKQGIDMKQEMEQRLQELEDQYRKEREEANNLLEQQRLDYESKLEALQKQVDRYYPEAPEEEEEPEEEVQWSEREREMAEWSFRKWRCYQFTSLRDLLWGNAIFLKEANAISVELKKKVQFQFVLLTDTLYSPLPPDLLPPDAGKARERRIFPQTIVAVEVQDQKNGATHYWTLEKLRQRLDLMREMYDRAAEVPPATAIAASTCTNSATDDGEGAMTGGDPFYDRFPWFRLVGRNPLFNTCMSERMSDPTPSPTLSASETTDSPQREVRGGGEDDESEELDDDIFLDEPSSELAGEEEEEEEEEDDDEEEEEEERELCRGSSEGQDPFYDRSPLFSVVGRSFVYLSNLLYPVPLVHRVAVVSEKGDVKGFLRVAVQAISADEEAPDYGSGVRQSGTAKISFEDQQYEKFQSESCPVGLSRTAVSSQEELRIVEGEGQSAETGPSADEVNNNTSGGDEDDAAGKSELDGQVDVTAEHLKIGNIFTFRVTVLQAANISAEYADIFCQFNFIHRHDEAFSTEPLKNTGRGPPLGFYHVQNIAVEVTKSFVDYIRTQPIVFEVFGHYQKQAFLPLCKDVISPLRPCRRQFPRVMPLSKPVPATKLTTVARPQVGPCHCKYDLMVFFEICELEANGDYIPAVVDHRGGMPCHGTFLLHQGLQRRITVTIVHESGGDIEWRDVRELVVGRLRNTPESDDSIVDPNILSLNILSAGYVRPLHDDRQFLDSDMPRTFYRFEAAWDSSMHNSLLLNRVTPYGEKIYMTLSAYLELEKCTQPAVVTKDVCMVFYSRDTKLSASRSIRNLFGTGSLRAADGNRVTGVYELSLCNLADAGSPGMQRRRRRVLDTSVAYVRGEENLAGWRPRSDSLILEHQWELDKLSLLQDVEKTKHFLLLREKLESTVLLAGRGARQPAEEEPDDPSPPARVESEVCAASEITTERQRELATKCLRLLAHSFDREYTHVCVSASESKISEMSVTTLRDSASISTLSTIAPSSTCPSLVEGCYGNADLRPPAPLSRVVSPIPDAQPDGKCTGAASEGKPRIRRFVPDIQEIRVSPIVSKKGYLHFLEPHTNGWVKRYVVVRRPYVYIYNTERDGVERAILNLSSAQVEYSEDQQAMLKTPNTFAVCTDHRGILLQATSDKDMHDWLYAFNPLLAGTIRSKLSRRRVGQMRM; this is encoded by the exons CCATCATCAACCCCAAACAGGCCAAAGACCACAAAAGCTTCAACTTTGATTACTCCTACTGGTCACACACCAcg CCTGAGGATGTGAACTACGCGTCTCAAATGCTCGTCTACAAAGACATCGGCGAGGAAATGCTGCTGCACGCCTTCGAGGGTTACAACGTCTGCATCTTTGCGTACGGCCAGACCGGCGCTGGCAAGTCTTACACCATGATGGGAAAGCAGGACGTCAAAGATCAACAGGGCATCATCCCGCTG CTGTGTGAAGATCTCTTTACCAAATTCAACGACAACACAGACAACAGCATGTCGTACTCCGTGGAG GTGAGCTACATGGAAATCTACTGCGAGCGCGTACGCGACCTGCTCAACCCCAAGAACAAAGGCAACCTGCGGGTGCGAGAGCATCCTCTTATGGGTCCCTACGTGGAGGACCTGTCCAAGTTGGCTGTTACCTCCTACAATGACATCCAGGACCTGATGGACTCTGGCAACAAAGCCAG GACGGTGGCTGCTACCAACATGAACGAGACCAGCAGTCGCTCGCACGCCGTTTTCAACATCATCTTCACTCAGAAACGCCACGACGCAGACACTGAAAACACCTCTGAGaag GTGAGTAAAATCAGTTTGGTGGATTTGGCCGGCAGCGAGAGAGCTGATTCAACTGGAGCCAAGGGGACTCGGCTGAAG GAAGGAGCCAACATCAACAAATCTCTAACCACGCTGGGAAAAGTCATCTCCGCTTTGGCAGAAGTG GACTCTGGAACAAACAAG aacaaaaagaagaagaaagtggaAAATTTCATTCCTTATCGCGATTCAGTGCTGACTTGGCTGCTCCGAGAGAACCTTG GTGGTAACTCTCGCACCGCCATGGTGGCTGCACTGAGCCCGGCGGACATCAACTATGACGAGACGCTCAGCACACTCAg GTATGCCGACCGCGCCAAGCAAATCCGCTGCAATGCAGTCATCAATGAGGACCCCAACAACCGGCTGGTGCGGGAGCTAAAGGAGGAGGTGTCCCGCCTCAAAGACCTGCTCTTCGCACAGGGCCTGGGTGACATCATCGAGA CATTTCGAGGGACTGCTGCTGAGATTGAGGGTTTGAAAc TGACCAACGCCATGACGGGTATGAGCCCCTCGCCATCGTTGTCAGCCCTTTCCAGCCGCGCCGGCTCCATTGCCAGCCTGCACGACCGCATCATGTTCAGCCCGGCCAACGAGGAGGCCATCGAGCGTCTGAAG GAAACGGAGAAAATCATTGCAGAGCTCAATGAGACGTGGGAAGAGAAACTCCGTCGGACGGAAGCCATTCGAATGGAACG AGAGGCCCTGCTGGCAGAAATGGGCGTGGCCATGCGCGAGGACGGTGGCACAGTCGGCGTCTTCTCGCCCAAGAAG ACGCCTCATCTGGTGAACCTGAACGAGGACCCTCTCATGTCCGAGTGTCTGCTATACTACATCAAGGATGGAATCACCAG GGTGGGCCGCGTGGATGCCGCGAGCCGCCAGGACATCGTCCTTAGCGGCCACTTCATCAAGGATGAGCACTGCACTTTCACCAGCTCCACCGGGCCGCAGGGAGAAA CCGTTGTCTTGGAGCCCTGCGAGGGAGCTGAGACCTACGTCAACGGCAAGAGAGTGACGGAGGCCACGGTCCTCAAATCAG GAAATCGTATCATCCTGGGCAAGAGCCACGTGTTCCGCTTCAACCACCCCGTGCAGGCGCGGGCCGAGAGGGAGAGGACCCCGTGCGCCGAGACCCCCGCGGAGCCCGTGGACTGGGCCTTTGCCCAGAGGGAGCTGCTGGACAAGCAAGGCATCGACATGAAGCAAGAGATGGAGCAGAG GCTGCAAGAGCTCGAGGATCAATATCGCAAAGAAAGGGAAGAGGCCAACAACCTGCTAGAGCAGCAAAGGCTG GATTATGAGAGCAAGCTAGAAGCTCTTCAAAAACAGGTGGATCGTTATTACCCAGAAGCTcccgaggaagaggaggagccaGAAGAGGAAG TTCAGTGGAGCGAACGGGAACGAGAGATGGCCGAGTGGAGCTTTCGCAAGTGGAGGTGCTACCAGTTCACCTCCCTGCGGGACCTCCTGTGGGGTAACGCCATTTTCCTCAAGGAGGCCAATGCCATCAGCGTGGAGCTCAAgaagaag GTTCAGTTCCAGTTCGTGCTGTTAACCGACACCCTCTATTCGCCGCTCCCGCCTGACCTGCTGCCGCCTGACGCTGGTAAAGCGCGCGAGAGGCGAATCTTTCCGCAAACCATCGTGGCTGTGGAGGTGCAGGACCAGAAGAATGGAGCCACTCACTACTGGACTCTGGAGAAACTCAG GCAAAGACTTGACCTCATGCGGGAGATGTACGACCGCGCCGCTGAGGTTCCCCCCGCCACTGCCATTGCCGCCTCAACGTGTACGAATTCCGCCACCGATGACGGTGAAGGCGCCATGACGGGCGGCGATCCCTTTTACGACCGCTTCCCGTGGTTCCGCCTGGTGGGCAG AAACCCTCTTTTCAACACGTGCATGAGCGAGCGCATGAGTGACCCCACCCCGTCCCCCACCCTCTCCGCCTCCGAGACCACCGACTCCCCTCAGAGGGAGGTCCGCGGCGGTGGCGAGGACGACGAGTCGGAGGAGCTGGACGATGATATCTTTTTGGATGAGCCAAGTTCGGAGCTGgcgggagaggaggaggaggaggaggaggaggaggatgatgatgaggaggaggaggaggaggagcgagaGCTGTGCCGAGGCTCCAGCGAAGGCCAGGATCCCTTTTACGACCGCTCGCCATTATTCAGTGTAGTGGGAAG GTCTTTCGTGTACTTGAGCAACCTGCTGTACCCGGTCCCGCTGGTGCACCGTGTGGCCGTCGTCAGCGAGAAGGGCGACGTGAAGGGCTTTCTGCGCGTGGCAGTGCAGGCCATATCGG CCGATGAGGAAGCGCCCGACTACGGCTCAGGGGTGCGACAATCGGGCACTGCCAAGATCTCCTTTGAAGATCAACAATATGAGAAG TTTCAGTCAGAGTCCTGCCCGGTGGGCCTGTCCCGCACCGCAGTATCATCCCAAGAGGAGCTTCGCATCGTGGAGGGCGAGGGGCAGAGCGCGGAGACGGGACCCTCGGCGGACGAAGTCAACAATAACACAT CTGGCGGTGATGAGGACGACGCGGCAGGGAAGTCGGAACTGGACGGCCAAGTAGACGTGACAGCTGAGCATCTGAAAATTGGGAACATTTTTACCTTCCGTGTGACAGTGCTGCAAGCAGCCAACATCTCCGCTGAGTATGCTGACATCTTCTGCCAGTTCAA CTTCATCCACCGACACGACGAAGCCTTCTCCACGGAACCCTTGAAGAACACGGGCCGTGGACCCCCGCTGGGCTTTTACCACGTGCAGAAT atcGCCGTCGAAGTGACCAAATCGTTTGTGGACTACATCCGCACTCAGCCGATTGTGTTTGAGGTGTTTGGACACTACCAGAAGCAAGCTTTTCTTCCTCTTTGTAAAGATGTCATCAG TCCACTGCGGCCCTGCAGGAGACAGTTCCCCCGTGTGATGCCTCTGTCCAAACCag TGCCGGCCACCAAGCTGACGACAGTGGCACGCCCGCAGGTAGGACCGTGCCATTGCAAGTACGACCTGATGGTTTTCTTTGAGATCTGTGAGCTGGAAGCCAACGGAGA ctacATCCCTGCTGTGGTGGACCACAGGGGAGGAATGCCTTGTCATGGCACCTTCCTCCTACACCAG GGCCTCCAGAGGAGAATCACCGTCACCATCGTGCACGAGTCTGGCGGCGACATCGAATGGAGAGACGTGCGAGAGCTCGTTGTGG GACGTCTCCGCAACACCCCCGAATCTGACGACAGCATCGTGGATCCCAACATCCTGTCCCTCAATATCTTGTCCGCCGGCTACGTCAGGCCCTTGCACGACGACAG ACAGTTTCTTGATTCGGACATGCCTAg GACGTTCTACCGCTTCGAGGCGGCGTGGGACAGCTCCATGCACAACTCCTTGCTCCTCAACAGAGTCACCCCCTACGGCGAAAAGATCTACATGACGCTCTCAGCTTACTTGGAG CTGGAGAAATGCACGCAGCCGGCGGTGGTGACCAAAGACGTGTGCATGGTCTTCTACTCTCGTGACACCAAACTGTCCGCCTCGCGCTCCATTCGCAATCTTTTCGGCACCGGAAGCCTGAGAGCAGCGGAtgg AAACCGCGTGACGGGCGTGTACGAGCTGAGCCTGTGCAACCTGGCGGACGCGGGGAGTCCGGGCATGCAGCGGCGCAGGCGGCGAGTGCTGGACACGTCGGTGGCGTACGTCCGCGGCGAGGAGAACCTGGCCGGATGGCGGCCACGCAGCGACAGCCTCATCCTGGAGCACCAATGGGAGCTCGACAAGCTCAGCCTGCTTCAGGAT GTGGAGAAGACCAAACATTTCCTGCTCCTGCGAGAGAAGTTGGAGTCCACCGTACTGCTGGCGGGCCGGGGGGCTCGGCAGCCGGCGGAAGAGGAGCCCGACGACCCGTCTCCGCCCGCCAGGGTCGAGTCAGAAGTCTGCGCTGCGTCCGAAATCACCACCGAGAGGCAACGGGAGCTCGCCACCAAG TGTCTGCGGCTGCTCGCTCACTCCTTCGACAGAGAGTACACTCACGTGTGCGTCAGCGCCAGTGAAAGCAAG ATCTCGGAGATGTCCGTCACCACGCTGAGAGACTCCGCCTCCATCTCCACCCTCAGCACCATCGCGCCCTCGTCCACCTGCCCTTCCCTGGTGGAGGGTTGCTATGGCAACGCCGATCTCAG ACCTCCTGCTCCTCTCTCTCGTGTCGTAAGTCCGATTCCCGACGCGCAGCCGGACGGCAAGTGCACGGGCGCAGCCTCAGAAGGGAAACCTCGCATACGTCGATTCGTCCCCGATATCCAAGAGATCCGAGTCAG CCCCATCGTGTCCAAGAAGGGTTACCTGCACTTCCTGGAGCCTCACACCAACGGCTGGGTGAAGCGCTACGTGGTGGTGCGCCGGCCGTACGTCTACATCTACAACACGGAGCGCGACGGCGTGGAGCGCGCCATCCTCAACCTGTCCTCGGCGCAGGTGGAGTACAGCGAAGACCAGCAGGCCATGCTTAAG